CTTGGCTGCTACGTGATTGCTCTGATCATCGTCCTCCCGCCCTATGTAATGGGCTTGGACCTCGAGTTTTGTGACTCGAATGTCATCGATCACTTTGGCTGTGATGCTGCTCCCATCCTGAAGATTACCTGCTCAGACACGGTCCTCATAGAGCGATTTGTCTTGGTCCTGGCTGTGCTGACCCTCCTGTTCACCTTGGTGTGTGTAATTCTGTCCTACACCTACATCATCAGGACCATTCTCAGATTtccttctgcccagcaaaggaaaaaggCTTTTTCTACCTGTTCTTCCCATGTAATTGTGGTTTCTATCACTTATGGAAGCTGCATTTTCATCTATATTAAACCATCTGCAAAAGAAGGGGGAGCTATGAATAAGGTTGTGTCAGTGCTTACCACCTCGGTGGCACCGGTAATGAGTCCCTTCATTTACACTCTGAGGAACAAGCAAGTGGTACAAGCTTTCAAAGACATGATCAAAagcattgcagctgtggcaaagaaCTAAAGGACTACTGAGTTCAGAAtgacacattgtaaataaattccctatagctctattttatttttcgcTCTTGGTATGTTAGTCATGGTTTTATATATCACAACCCCATTCTGTTACATTTAGTGCCTACTATTAGTACATGTATTAATAATCCTTTTTTGCTCAACCTAGTCCCAGAAATACAAGGCCAAAGCTTTgctgtaaatatttaaaacaatacacCTATTACTAGTTACAGAACCAGGAAATGTAAGCAGCATCATCTTACCATTATACTGCTGCTCAGCTATTCCTCTTTTACTGGCTGGTATGTCCTGATTTGAGTCCCAAATCTCCCAGGAACATCAGGGatgatggtttcatgggtgtgtgtatatgtccaaactcatcaaattgtatacattaaatccatacatttttgtatatcaattatactttaataaagctgctttttttaggaaaattatttttgaggTCAAATGCacagatttatttccttctagatGTGTCTTGTGTTTCCTTCTAGGATGCTTTCTGTCATGCACCTGCTTGCTGGCCACTTTGATATTGATGACTGTATCTCTAGAAAACATAGTGTGGTGATTAATCATAACACCTCAATGCATTCTCCTTAATAGACAAACCTGaaccttaaaaaaatgtgaagagaaaaatcataaagttTCTAGATGAAAATTAGCAGAGTATTTCCATGATCTTGGGATAAAGAATATTTCTTaaactaaaaacagaaagcaTTAATCATTAATCAAAAAAAGACTGGGAAATTGAACTGCTTTACAATTAGGAAGGTTCTTTTCATCAAGaaattagagagttcccattgtggttctgtgggttaaggacccaacgttgtctctgtaaggatgagggttgcctcgctcagtggattacgaaTTTGCCCTTGCTGCTGCACAGATtgaagattcagctcagatctgatattgtcgtgactgtggcataggccttcggctacagctctgattggactcttggcccaggaacttccatatg
Above is a genomic segment from Phacochoerus africanus isolate WHEZ1 chromosome 7, ROS_Pafr_v1, whole genome shotgun sequence containing:
- the LOC125130311 gene encoding olfactory receptor 6C2-like; this translates as MTNYTVLTTFILVGLTDDPDLQILLFIFLLLTYLLSVIGNLTIITLTLVDSHLKTPMYFFLRNFSFLEVSFTTVCIPRYLYTLATGDNTVTYNPCATQLFFVIVLGVTEFFLLTAMSYDRYVAICKPLHYTTIMSSTVCIRFLLGCYVIALIIVLPPYVMGLDLEFCDSNVIDHFGCDAAPILKITCSDTVLIERFVLVLAVLTLLFTLVCVILSYTYIIRTILRFPSAQQRKKAFSTCSSHVIVVSITYGSCIFIYIKPSAKEGGAMNKVVSVLTTSVAPVMSPFIYTLRNKQVVQAFKDMIKSIAAVAKN